A stretch of the Anaeromyxobacter sp. genome encodes the following:
- a CDS encoding UDP-N-acetylmuramoyl-tripeptide--D-alanyl-D-alanine ligase gives MIGPRFTAAELAAATGGRWLDSPPPGVEGLSTDTRAVVAGSLFVALRGERFDAHAFLGEASRAGAAAALVHDDAAPAPGLPRLLVGDTLAALGAVARHHRRRFDLPVVAVTGSNGKTTTREMTAAILATRGPVLKTEGNLNNEVGVPLTLLRLTGEHRAAVIELGMNHPGEIGRLTALALPQVGVVTNAAAAHLAGLGTVDGVADAKAELWQGLPPGGVAVANADDPRLLRRAQASGRRLLTFATGRQRRGDVVVLEVLSQDATGLRFLLGVGNRELEVALPLVGAHNAANAAAAACAAIAMGCDDREIVRGLAGVAPVGRRLRLERLPSGVLLVDDCYNANPSSMTAALHTLRDLARAEGGRAVAALGDMLELGPGELELHRAVGAEAAAAGVDRLLAFGPRSAALLAGARAAGLPPAHTFHTEDVAALCAETRATLRAGDVLLVKASRGLKLERLVEALR, from the coding sequence ATGATCGGACCGCGCTTCACCGCCGCCGAGCTGGCCGCGGCCACCGGCGGCCGCTGGCTCGACTCGCCGCCGCCCGGGGTTGAGGGGCTCTCCACCGACACCCGGGCCGTGGTGGCCGGCTCGCTCTTCGTGGCGCTGCGCGGCGAGCGGTTCGACGCCCACGCCTTCCTCGGCGAGGCGAGCCGCGCCGGGGCCGCCGCGGCGCTGGTGCACGACGACGCCGCCCCGGCGCCCGGCCTGCCCCGCCTGCTGGTGGGCGACACCCTGGCGGCGCTGGGCGCGGTGGCCCGCCACCACCGGCGCCGCTTCGACCTGCCGGTGGTGGCCGTGACCGGCTCCAACGGCAAGACCACCACCCGCGAGATGACCGCCGCCATCCTGGCCACCCGCGGCCCGGTCCTCAAGACCGAGGGGAACCTCAACAACGAGGTGGGCGTCCCGCTCACCCTGCTCAGGCTCACCGGGGAGCACCGCGCCGCGGTCATCGAGCTGGGCATGAACCACCCCGGCGAGATCGGGCGCCTGACCGCCCTGGCCCTGCCGCAGGTGGGGGTGGTGACCAACGCCGCCGCCGCTCACCTCGCGGGGCTCGGCACGGTGGACGGGGTGGCCGACGCCAAGGCCGAGCTCTGGCAGGGCCTGCCGCCGGGCGGGGTGGCGGTGGCCAACGCCGACGACCCCCGCCTGCTCCGCCGCGCCCAGGCCTCCGGGCGCCGCCTGCTCACCTTCGCCACCGGCCGGCAGCGGCGCGGCGACGTGGTGGTGCTGGAGGTGCTCTCCCAGGACGCCACCGGCCTGCGCTTCCTGCTGGGGGTGGGCAACCGCGAGCTCGAGGTGGCGCTGCCGCTGGTGGGGGCCCACAACGCCGCCAACGCCGCCGCCGCCGCCTGCGCCGCCATCGCCATGGGCTGCGACGACCGGGAGATCGTGCGCGGCCTGGCCGGGGTGGCGCCGGTGGGGCGGCGCCTGCGGCTGGAGCGCCTGCCCTCGGGCGTGCTGCTGGTGGACGACTGCTACAACGCCAACCCGTCCTCGATGACCGCCGCCCTGCACACCCTGCGCGACCTGGCCCGCGCCGAGGGCGGGCGCGCCGTGGCGGCCCTGGGCGACATGCTGGAGCTCGGCCCGGGCGAGCTGGAGCTGCACCGCGCCGTGGGCGCCGAGGCCGCCGCCGCCGGCGTGGACCGGCTGCTGGCCTTCGGGCCGCGCTCGGCCGCGCTGCTGGCCGGGGCCCGGGCCGCCGGCCTGCCGCCGGCGCACACCTTCCACACCGAGGACGTCGCGGCGCTGTGCGCCGAGACCCGCGCCACCCTGCGCGCCGGCGACGTCCTCCTCGTCAAGGCCAGCCGCGGCCTGAAGCTGGAGCGGCTGGTCGAGGCCCTGCGCTAG
- the rsmH gene encoding 16S rRNA (cytosine(1402)-N(4))-methyltransferase RsmH, with amino-acid sequence MSEGFVHAPVLAREVVELLRPGPGRLFLDGTLGGGGHTALFLEAGAHVIGMDKDPRALAAATARLARYGEAFRAVRGDFRDAKNVLAALHLDGVDGALVDLGVSSPQLDDPSRGFSFRQGGPLDMRMGPEGQTLADLLERLDERELARVIDEYGEERYARPVARAIKAALATGEPLDTARLAEVVSQAIPRKAWPPRIHPATRTFQALRIAVNDELGALTAWLEALPALVRPGGRAGAISFHSLEDRAVKEKFRSLCQACVCPPGMPVCGCGAAASFRAVTRKAVVAADDEVAENPRARSARLRVVEKLR; translated from the coding sequence GTGAGCGAGGGGTTCGTCCATGCGCCGGTCCTGGCACGCGAGGTCGTGGAGCTGCTCCGCCCGGGACCGGGTCGGCTCTTCCTGGATGGAACGCTCGGGGGCGGCGGCCACACGGCCCTCTTCCTCGAGGCGGGAGCACACGTGATCGGCATGGACAAGGACCCGCGCGCCCTGGCGGCCGCCACCGCCCGCCTGGCCCGCTACGGCGAGGCCTTCCGCGCCGTGCGCGGCGACTTCCGCGACGCCAAGAACGTGCTGGCGGCGCTGCACCTCGACGGCGTGGACGGCGCCCTGGTGGACCTGGGCGTCAGCTCGCCGCAGCTCGACGACCCGAGCCGCGGCTTCTCCTTCCGCCAGGGCGGGCCGCTCGACATGCGCATGGGGCCGGAGGGCCAGACGCTGGCCGACCTGCTGGAGCGGCTCGACGAGCGCGAGCTGGCCCGGGTCATCGACGAGTACGGCGAGGAGCGCTACGCCCGACCCGTGGCGCGCGCCATCAAGGCGGCGCTGGCCACCGGCGAGCCGCTCGACACCGCCCGGCTGGCCGAGGTGGTCTCGCAGGCCATCCCGCGCAAGGCCTGGCCGCCGCGCATCCACCCCGCCACCCGCACCTTCCAGGCGCTGCGCATCGCCGTCAACGACGAGCTGGGCGCGCTGACGGCCTGGCTGGAGGCGCTGCCGGCGCTGGTCCGCCCGGGCGGCCGCGCCGGGGCCATCAGCTTCCACAGCCTGGAGGACCGGGCCGTGAAGGAGAAGTTCCGCTCGCTCTGCCAGGCCTGCGTCTGCCCGCCCGGCATGCCGGTGTGCGGCTGCGGCGCCGCCGCCTCCTTCCGCGCCGTGACCCGCAAGGCCGTGGTGGCCGCCGACGACGAGGTGGCGGAGAACCCGCGCGCCCGCAGCGCCCGCCTGCGCGTGGTGGAGAAGCTCCGGTGA
- a CDS encoding division/cell wall cluster transcriptional repressor MraZ, with product MYFGSFNHTIDAKGRTALPAKLREALAAEGEPRLTLVRNQNSRSIMCLTPTLWAQVLARVSGVSPFDGVATSNVLKLVATAHVLEFDGSGRVLVPPDLRSYAGLTKDVVWAGMVNHILLFDKATFEAEVERELPAEQRWDPLAGRS from the coding sequence GTGTACTTCGGGTCATTCAACCACACCATCGATGCCAAGGGGCGCACCGCCCTGCCGGCCAAGCTGCGCGAGGCGCTGGCCGCCGAGGGCGAGCCCCGGCTCACGCTGGTGCGGAACCAGAACTCCCGCTCGATCATGTGCCTCACCCCGACCCTCTGGGCGCAGGTGCTGGCCCGGGTGTCCGGGGTCTCGCCGTTCGACGGCGTGGCCACCTCGAACGTGCTCAAGCTGGTGGCCACCGCCCATGTGCTCGAGTTCGACGGCAGCGGGCGGGTGCTGGTGCCGCCCGATCTGCGCAGCTACGCCGGGCTGACCAAGGACGTGGTCTGGGCCGGCATGGTCAATCACATCCTGCTCTTCGACAAGGCCACCTTCGAGGCCGAGGTGGAGCGGGAGCTCCCGGCCGAGCAGCGCTGGGATCCGCTGGCCGGCCGGAGTTGA
- a CDS encoding UDP-N-acetylmuramoyl-L-alanyl-D-glutamate--2,6-diaminopimelate ligase: MRLSTVTAGTGARGDLGDDPEIAAVTGDSRQAGPGTLFFALPGAAQDGHDFAAEAARRGAVAVVAERPVPCAPARLLLVPSSRRAMALAAAALQGHPGRDLTLAAITGTNGKTTVSYLLEACVAAAGIPAGVIGTITHRWPGAARPAAHTTPESTTIQALLAEMRDAGARLVVMEVSSHALAQERVAGLRFQAAGFTNLTRDHLDYHGDMEGYFAAKRRLFVEHLAADGTAVVNARDPWGARLADQLGPGRQVWRYGTRGGDALHAERLEQSLAGTTALVHTPRGTLELRSPLVGAHNVENLLCAAGLGLALGLPAEAVARGLAASAGAPGRLERIDGPGFPVFVDYAHTDDALARVLEALRGLGPRRLVAAFGCGGDRDRGKRPLMGEAAGRGAELTVVTSDNPRSEDPLAIVDAIVPGLERAGRRRLTVAEARAGADGYLVEPDRRAAIALAVACARPGDAVLLAGKGHEDYQLVGGEKRHFDDVEEARKALRADGEAARRALGQP, translated from the coding sequence ATGCGGCTCTCGACGGTGACGGCGGGGACGGGCGCGCGGGGCGACCTCGGGGACGACCCCGAGATCGCCGCCGTCACGGGCGACTCCCGCCAGGCCGGACCCGGCACCCTCTTCTTCGCGCTGCCCGGCGCCGCGCAGGATGGCCACGACTTCGCCGCCGAGGCGGCCCGCCGCGGCGCGGTGGCGGTGGTGGCCGAGCGGCCGGTGCCCTGCGCGCCGGCCCGCCTGCTCCTGGTGCCGTCGTCGCGCCGGGCCATGGCGCTGGCCGCCGCGGCGCTCCAGGGCCACCCGGGGCGCGACCTGACCCTGGCCGCCATCACCGGCACCAACGGCAAGACCACGGTGAGCTACCTGCTGGAGGCCTGCGTGGCCGCCGCCGGGATCCCGGCGGGCGTCATCGGCACCATCACCCACCGCTGGCCCGGCGCGGCGCGGCCGGCCGCGCACACCACGCCGGAGTCCACCACCATCCAGGCCCTGCTGGCCGAGATGCGCGACGCCGGGGCCCGCCTGGTGGTGATGGAGGTCTCCTCCCACGCCCTGGCGCAGGAGCGGGTGGCCGGCCTGCGCTTCCAGGCGGCCGGCTTCACCAACCTGACGCGCGACCACCTCGACTACCACGGCGACATGGAGGGGTACTTCGCCGCCAAGCGGCGCCTCTTCGTGGAGCACCTGGCGGCCGACGGCACCGCGGTGGTGAACGCCCGCGATCCCTGGGGCGCGCGGCTGGCCGACCAGCTCGGCCCGGGGCGCCAGGTGTGGCGCTACGGCACCCGCGGCGGGGACGCCCTGCACGCCGAGCGGCTGGAGCAGTCGCTGGCCGGCACCACCGCCCTGGTGCACACGCCGCGCGGGACCCTCGAGCTGCGCTCGCCGCTGGTGGGGGCGCACAACGTGGAGAACCTGCTGTGCGCCGCCGGCCTGGGCCTGGCCCTCGGGCTGCCCGCCGAGGCGGTGGCCCGCGGCCTGGCCGCCTCGGCCGGCGCCCCGGGCCGGCTGGAACGCATCGACGGCCCGGGCTTCCCGGTCTTCGTGGACTACGCCCACACCGACGACGCCCTGGCCCGCGTGCTGGAGGCGCTGCGCGGCCTGGGCCCGCGCCGGCTGGTGGCGGCCTTCGGCTGCGGCGGCGACCGCGACCGCGGCAAGCGGCCGCTCATGGGCGAGGCGGCCGGCCGCGGCGCCGAGCTCACCGTGGTCACCAGCGACAACCCGCGCTCCGAGGATCCGCTGGCCATCGTGGACGCCATCGTGCCGGGCCTGGAGCGGGCCGGCCGCCGCCGCCTCACCGTGGCGGAGGCCCGCGCCGGCGCCGACGGCTACCTGGTGGAGCCGGACCGCCGCGCCGCCATCGCGCTGGCGGTGGCCTGCGCCCGCCCGGGCGACGCGGTGCTGCTGGCCGGCAAGGGGCACGAGGACTATCAGCTGGTGGGCGGCGAGAAGCGCCACTTCGACGACGTGGAGGAGGCCCGCAAGGCCCTCCGGGCGGATGGCGAGGCGGCCCGCCGGGCCCTGGGCCAGCCATGA
- a CDS encoding transpeptidase family protein has translation MRPGPDPKSTRWIAIRIGLVGLLFLGGFGAVAWRAVSLQVVQRDKLSAEARDQYVRQVVMTPRRGVIVDRAGQLLAQSGDAESVFVDPSELEARAASPARALAQLARALRLDPRALARKVDRGGARFVWVKRRISPAEASAVRRLDLPGVQLLGETRRYYPKSTLASQVIGLTGDDGTGLEGIELQLDEVLRGEPAKVPSLRDGRGRVALQDVVGSNRAREGARVELTLDQGLQLTAEQALGAAVKGSRALSGVAIALDPATGEVLAMASWPPVDPNALKKGDEPRNRAVSDAFEPGSTVKAFTIAGALDRGVLRPGDAIDCGAGYTVGGHVIHDHKSIGWAGPAKVLAASSNVGAARIGARLGKRGLSEVLAAFGFGQRTGVALPGERKGLLPYPRSDIALATQSFGQGLTASALQVVSAMGAIANGGRLMEPRLVLRTIDPADGAVIEEPRPQVVRQVVSPATAATVARWLAGVVEDPDGTGKRARPDGWRVAGKTGTAQKADPVTGGYSADRHYSSFVGFAPAQDPRVVIGVFIDEPKGEIYGGEVAAPPFRDIASYALKMLGVPPEPSDVAAGAAAATRAASGGAAATPAAAPGPTPPAALASTRARPASAEDDEAEPAEPPAVEVAARRLAGSTGGVAVPALAGLPVRAALRTLEALDLGAEVTGSGRVTRQSPPPGRVVARGARIRLTLAPAG, from the coding sequence GTGCGCCCAGGGCCGGATCCCAAGTCGACGCGCTGGATCGCCATCCGCATCGGGCTGGTGGGCCTGCTCTTCCTGGGCGGCTTCGGCGCGGTGGCCTGGCGGGCCGTCTCGCTCCAGGTGGTGCAGCGCGACAAGCTCTCGGCCGAGGCCCGCGACCAGTACGTGCGCCAGGTGGTGATGACGCCCCGGCGCGGCGTCATCGTCGATCGGGCCGGGCAGCTGCTGGCCCAGAGCGGCGACGCCGAGTCGGTCTTCGTGGATCCCTCCGAGCTGGAGGCCCGGGCGGCCTCCCCGGCCCGCGCCCTGGCCCAGCTGGCCCGGGCCCTGCGGCTCGATCCCAGGGCGCTGGCCCGCAAGGTGGATCGCGGCGGGGCCCGCTTCGTCTGGGTGAAGCGGCGCATCTCGCCGGCCGAGGCCTCGGCGGTGCGCCGGCTGGACCTGCCCGGCGTGCAGCTCCTCGGCGAGACCCGCCGCTACTACCCCAAGTCCACGCTGGCGTCCCAGGTCATCGGGCTCACCGGCGACGACGGCACCGGCCTGGAGGGCATCGAGCTGCAGCTCGACGAGGTGCTGCGCGGCGAGCCCGCCAAGGTGCCGTCGCTGCGCGACGGGCGCGGGCGGGTGGCGCTGCAGGACGTGGTGGGGTCCAACCGGGCGCGCGAGGGGGCCCGGGTGGAGCTGACCCTCGACCAGGGGCTGCAGCTCACCGCCGAGCAGGCGCTGGGGGCGGCGGTCAAGGGCTCGCGGGCCCTGTCCGGCGTGGCCATCGCCCTGGACCCGGCCACCGGCGAGGTGCTGGCCATGGCCAGCTGGCCCCCGGTCGACCCCAACGCCCTCAAGAAGGGCGACGAGCCCCGCAACCGGGCGGTCTCCGACGCCTTCGAGCCCGGCTCCACCGTCAAGGCCTTCACCATCGCCGGCGCGCTCGACCGCGGGGTGCTCAGGCCGGGCGACGCCATCGACTGCGGCGCCGGCTACACGGTGGGCGGCCACGTCATCCACGACCACAAGTCCATCGGCTGGGCCGGGCCGGCCAAGGTGCTGGCCGCCTCCTCCAACGTGGGCGCCGCCCGCATCGGCGCCCGGCTGGGCAAGCGCGGCCTCTCGGAGGTGCTGGCCGCCTTCGGCTTCGGCCAGCGCACCGGCGTGGCGCTGCCGGGGGAGCGCAAGGGGCTGCTCCCCTACCCCAGGTCCGACATCGCGCTGGCCACCCAGAGCTTCGGCCAGGGGCTGACCGCCTCCGCCCTGCAGGTGGTGAGCGCCATGGGGGCCATCGCCAACGGCGGGCGGCTCATGGAGCCCCGCCTGGTGCTGCGCACCATCGACCCGGCCGACGGCGCGGTCATCGAGGAGCCGCGGCCGCAGGTGGTGCGCCAGGTGGTCTCGCCGGCGACCGCCGCCACCGTGGCCCGCTGGCTGGCCGGCGTGGTGGAGGACCCCGACGGCACCGGCAAGCGCGCCCGGCCGGACGGCTGGCGCGTGGCCGGCAAGACCGGCACGGCGCAGAAGGCCGACCCCGTCACCGGCGGCTACTCGGCCGACCGCCACTACAGCTCCTTCGTGGGCTTCGCCCCCGCCCAGGATCCGCGGGTGGTGATCGGCGTCTTCATCGACGAGCCCAAGGGGGAGATCTACGGCGGCGAGGTGGCCGCCCCGCCCTTCCGCGACATCGCCTCCTACGCCCTGAAGATGCTGGGCGTGCCACCCGAGCCGTCCGACGTGGCCGCCGGCGCCGCCGCGGCCACCCGGGCCGCCTCGGGCGGGGCCGCCGCCACCCCCGCTGCGGCGCCGGGGCCGACGCCGCCCGCCGCGCTGGCCTCGACCCGCGCCCGCCCGGCCTCCGCCGAGGACGACGAGGCCGAGCCCGCCGAGCCCCCCGCCGTGGAGGTGGCCGCCCGCCGCCTCGCCGGCTCCACCGGCGGCGTGGCCGTGCCGGCGCTGGCCGGCCTGCCGGTGCGCGCCGCCCTCCGCACCCTGGAGGCGCTCGATCTGGGCGCCGAGGTGACCGGCTCCGGCCGCGTCACCCGCCAGTCGCCCCCGCCCGGCCGGGTGGTGGCGCGGGGGGCGCGGATCCGGCTCACCCTGGCGCCCGCGGGCTAG
- a CDS encoding cell division protein FtsL: MRRASSSGRRRGPAVLAPVLRTALPVLLCAGLAVFFIWTRTRALAASYQLAEEKKRHDHLTSLHGRLLLEVETLRSPRALEGWARTRLGMAPPAPGAVLAAGPRDSAGRAGVDGVGHRPTPAEPFLGRAAAGAREASSDAPRDVVVSGEQVALRGPSRAAAAR; encoded by the coding sequence GTGAGGCGCGCCTCCTCCAGCGGCCGCCGCCGCGGCCCCGCCGTGCTGGCCCCGGTGCTGCGCACCGCGCTGCCGGTGCTGCTGTGCGCCGGCCTGGCGGTGTTCTTCATCTGGACCAGGACGCGCGCCCTGGCGGCCTCCTACCAGCTGGCCGAGGAGAAGAAGCGGCACGATCACCTCACCTCCCTGCACGGCCGGCTGCTCCTCGAGGTCGAGACCCTGCGGTCTCCCCGGGCGCTGGAGGGTTGGGCGAGGACCAGGCTGGGCATGGCTCCGCCGGCGCCGGGTGCGGTGTTGGCGGCAGGCCCGCGGGACAGCGCGGGCAGGGCGGGCGTGGACGGGGTTGGTCACCGGCCCACGCCGGCGGAGCCTTTCCTTGGGCGGGCGGCGGCGGGAGCCCGCGAGGCGTCTTCGGACGCGCCGCGGGACGTGGTGGTCTCCGGAGAGCAGGTCGCTCTCCGGGGGCCGTCGCGGGCAGCCGCCGCGAGGTGA
- a CDS encoding anti-anti-sigma factor, producing the protein MYETRHEDTVTVIRGIGELSREELGSIARVAAQMRDLGRTVVIDLKRVTHLHYAGAALLKAIPGLRAAGATRYVRDLVCAGGAGGHVEMFADVDEAIRAA; encoded by the coding sequence ATGTACGAGACGAGGCACGAGGACACGGTGACGGTCATCCGCGGCATCGGCGAGCTGTCGCGCGAGGAGCTGGGCTCCATCGCGCGGGTGGCGGCGCAGATGCGGGACCTGGGGCGCACCGTGGTGATCGACCTGAAGCGCGTCACCCACCTCCACTACGCCGGGGCGGCGCTGCTCAAGGCCATCCCCGGGCTGCGCGCCGCGGGGGCCACCCGCTACGTGCGCGACCTGGTCTGCGCCGGCGGCGCCGGCGGCCACGTCGAGATGTTCGCCGACGTGGACGAAGCCATCCGGGCCGCGTGA